The Pyrococcus kukulkanii genome contains a region encoding:
- a CDS encoding ATP-dependent DNA helicase, whose product MRVEELKVSEKVKLILRKRGIEELYPPQEEALKSGVLEGENLLVAIPTASGKTLIAEIAMVNTLLREGGKAVYIVPLKALAEEKFQEFRDWEEIGLRVAMATGDYDSKDEWLGKYDIVVATAEKFDSLLRHGSSWIKDVKVLVVDEIHLLGSRDRGATLEVILTHMLGKAQIIGLSATIGNPEELAEWLNAKLVMSEWRPVQLRRGVFHQGLVVWEDGEVDRFGSWEDLVYDAVKRGKGALVFVNMRRKAERTALELSKKVKSMLTRGELRKLKELANSLEENPTNEKLAKALQGGVAFHHAGLGREERVLVENNFRAGLIKVVVATPTLAAGINTPAFRVIIRDTWRYSEFGMERIPVLEVQQMMGRAGRPRYDERGEAIIVSTTENPGDVISYYIKGKPEKLFSQLSNESNLRSQILALIATFNYRTVREILNFIDRTFYAYQRKDTYSIEAKIKEILYFLMENEFVELTLEDEIIPLPLGTRTAKLYIDPMTAKVFKDFFKYIEKDPNPVGIFHVIALTPDMVPVSYSKRELSKLEEEYYSLKDRVYADDPYLTYDPYYERKFFRAFKTSLILHAWINEVSEADIVEKFSVEPGDIYRLVETAEWLIYSLKEIAKILGASQELLDYLEKLRVRVKHGVREELIPLMELPMVGRKRARALYNAGFKDFESIARATPRELLKIEGIGAKTVEAIFKHLGREVKIVEKPKKNTLDYFLNKQ is encoded by the coding sequence ATGAGGGTCGAAGAGCTCAAGGTCAGCGAGAAGGTGAAGCTCATCCTCAGGAAAAGGGGAATAGAGGAACTTTATCCACCCCAGGAAGAGGCATTAAAGAGTGGAGTTCTCGAGGGAGAGAACTTACTCGTTGCTATCCCGACGGCGAGCGGTAAAACGCTCATAGCTGAGATAGCCATGGTTAACACCCTCCTTAGGGAGGGAGGCAAAGCAGTCTACATAGTCCCCCTCAAGGCCCTAGCTGAAGAGAAGTTTCAGGAGTTCAGGGACTGGGAAGAGATTGGACTAAGGGTAGCAATGGCCACCGGGGACTACGACTCGAAGGATGAGTGGCTTGGGAAATATGATATAGTAGTTGCTACAGCGGAGAAGTTTGATTCTCTCTTAAGGCACGGCTCAAGCTGGATTAAAGATGTGAAAGTTCTCGTTGTAGATGAGATCCACCTCTTAGGCTCGAGAGATAGGGGAGCAACTTTAGAGGTGATCTTAACCCACATGCTTGGGAAAGCTCAAATAATCGGCCTCTCTGCCACGATAGGAAATCCCGAGGAGCTTGCCGAGTGGCTCAATGCAAAACTCGTCATGAGCGAGTGGAGGCCTGTTCAACTGAGGAGGGGAGTCTTCCATCAGGGCCTCGTGGTCTGGGAGGATGGAGAAGTTGACAGGTTCGGTTCTTGGGAGGATTTAGTCTACGATGCGGTAAAGAGAGGTAAAGGGGCCTTAGTGTTCGTGAACATGAGGAGAAAGGCCGAGAGGACTGCCCTTGAACTCTCTAAGAAAGTAAAGTCGATGTTAACGAGAGGAGAACTTAGGAAGCTTAAAGAGTTAGCGAATTCTTTGGAGGAAAATCCAACTAATGAAAAGCTCGCTAAAGCCCTTCAGGGTGGGGTTGCCTTCCATCATGCTGGCTTAGGAAGGGAGGAGAGGGTTCTCGTGGAGAACAACTTTAGGGCCGGGCTGATAAAGGTAGTTGTTGCAACTCCAACCTTAGCTGCGGGAATAAACACACCGGCATTTAGGGTGATAATTAGAGACACCTGGAGGTATTCCGAGTTTGGAATGGAGAGGATTCCCGTCCTTGAGGTACAGCAGATGATGGGTAGGGCGGGGAGGCCGAGGTATGATGAGAGGGGCGAGGCCATAATAGTTTCTACCACGGAAAATCCTGGGGACGTTATAAGCTACTACATAAAGGGGAAGCCTGAGAAGTTATTTTCCCAGCTGTCGAATGAGAGCAACTTACGGAGCCAGATTCTCGCCCTAATAGCAACTTTTAATTATAGAACCGTGAGAGAGATCCTAAACTTCATAGATAGAACTTTCTATGCATACCAGAGAAAGGACACGTATTCAATAGAGGCAAAGATAAAGGAAATTCTGTACTTCCTCATGGAAAACGAATTCGTAGAGTTAACCCTTGAGGACGAGATAATTCCACTCCCATTGGGAACAAGGACGGCAAAGCTTTACATAGATCCGATGACAGCAAAGGTCTTCAAAGACTTCTTTAAGTATATAGAGAAGGATCCGAACCCCGTAGGAATATTCCATGTTATTGCCCTAACTCCTGACATGGTCCCCGTCTCTTATTCTAAGAGGGAGTTATCAAAACTCGAAGAGGAGTATTATTCCTTAAAGGACAGAGTTTATGCTGACGATCCCTACCTCACTTATGATCCCTATTATGAGAGGAAGTTCTTTAGAGCATTCAAAACGTCACTTATCCTTCACGCTTGGATAAATGAAGTTTCGGAAGCTGATATAGTCGAGAAATTCTCCGTGGAGCCGGGCGATATTTACAGGCTTGTTGAAACTGCCGAATGGCTTATCTATTCCCTGAAAGAGATAGCGAAAATCCTGGGGGCGTCGCAAGAGCTTCTTGACTATCTTGAAAAGCTAAGGGTAAGAGTCAAACACGGAGTGAGGGAAGAATTGATTCCGCTGATGGAGCTCCCAATGGTGGGTAGAAAGAGGGCGAGGGCACTCTACAATGCAGGATTTAAAGATTTTGAAAGCATAGCCAGGGCCACCCCCAGGGAGTTACTGAAGATAGAGGGAATTGGAGCAAAAACAGTTGAAGCAATATTTAAGCACCTTGGCAGGGAAGTTAAGATAGTGGAAAAACCGAAAAAGAACACCCTAGACTACTTCCTAAACAAACAATAA
- a CDS encoding AAA family ATPase, which translates to MACKNIFTQRPITKLECLWGRAHREAVEELLENSMEGETSVLLGPRRIGKTSVVLTMLELFKSKGHYIYFNFSRFLGTKAISIADITPQKTSLKFITTSKAYKFSLKGVEVEVRKTSINEFVSDFSTLVRVFSENTKSGVIVFDEAQVLARLKNLDFRGLIQEIIDTYTNISLIFTGSMPGLLVNYLNPSPDRPNFMRGARTITLGRWSTEEGVGYLKSGFGRDDPRFPRIVESLGGIPGFLAYFGLTALNMGYPERDTLDSALTKTLEYAKEEWRRDIGAFLALYNSPIYTSILKILARSEVPLRGSEIYKLLEEKPKRIQHVYKYLKNLEKAGFVKSSGKRYWIEDPVLKLALL; encoded by the coding sequence ATGGCATGTAAAAACATCTTCACTCAAAGGCCAATCACGAAGCTTGAGTGCCTTTGGGGGAGAGCTCATAGAGAGGCCGTTGAGGAACTCTTAGAAAATTCCATGGAGGGCGAAACATCGGTACTCCTTGGGCCGAGAAGGATTGGGAAGACGAGTGTCGTTTTGACAATGCTCGAGCTGTTCAAAAGTAAGGGACACTACATTTACTTCAACTTCTCAAGATTTCTGGGGACCAAAGCCATCTCAATAGCCGATATAACTCCTCAAAAGACCTCACTGAAGTTCATAACAACTAGCAAAGCCTATAAATTTTCCCTAAAGGGGGTAGAAGTTGAAGTCAGAAAAACTAGCATAAATGAATTCGTTAGCGATTTCTCGACTCTTGTGAGAGTTTTCTCCGAGAACACGAAGAGTGGTGTTATAGTTTTTGACGAAGCTCAGGTCTTGGCAAGACTGAAGAATCTCGATTTTAGAGGCCTTATTCAGGAAATTATTGACACGTACACGAACATCTCCTTAATCTTTACGGGGTCAATGCCAGGGCTACTAGTGAACTACCTAAATCCAAGCCCAGACAGACCTAATTTCATGAGGGGAGCGAGGACAATAACACTTGGAAGATGGAGCACCGAGGAGGGTGTGGGGTACCTTAAGAGTGGCTTTGGTAGAGATGATCCGAGGTTTCCACGGATAGTTGAATCCCTGGGAGGCATTCCTGGGTTTTTGGCTTACTTTGGCCTAACAGCATTAAACATGGGATATCCTGAGCGGGATACTCTCGATTCCGCTTTAACGAAGACACTTGAGTACGCTAAGGAAGAGTGGAGGAGAGATATTGGAGCCTTCTTAGCCCTATACAACAGCCCTATCTACACCTCTATCCTTAAAATCCTCGCTAGATCTGAGGTTCCACTTAGGGGCTCGGAGATTTACAAATTGCTCGAGGAGAAGCCTAAGAGGATACAGCATGTCTATAAGTACTTAAAGAACTTAGAGAAGGCAGGCTTCGTAAAGTCGAGTGGAAAGAGGTACTGGATAGAGGATCCAGTGTTGAAGCTTGCATTGTTGTGA
- a CDS encoding ATP-binding protein codes for MAMNVEALKRILVDQREIMEEKLKQGKIIERELKIAPKFPHAYIITGVRRAGKSTLAFISSQNPLYVNFEDPNLLGFDIKDYMKLIQAGYEVFGYFDTIVFDEVQEVEGWEKMVSFLMEKYKVIVTGSNARLLSHEFSTYLTGRYLKFTLFPFSFREFLTYKGASLNVYSTRDIASVKKLLNEYIKIGGFPEALKLGREFLINLYDDIITRDVAVRYNVRNFRELKELAFYVLSNFSARITYNKLKNLFKIGNLQTVKNYIEYLTSAYLIFEVPKFSFKLKDQLTGERKVYTVDVGLINAIVPKISENIGRIMENLVFLELMRRKHYREKDIEIYYYKDTRGREVDFLIVSGREKEAIQVTYASDIDEIPKREINNLIALSKEFGLREGIIVTWDLEDEISMENIRLKFVPLWKFLITGSI; via the coding sequence ATGGCCATGAACGTTGAAGCCTTGAAAAGAATACTAGTAGACCAGAGGGAAATAATGGAGGAAAAGCTAAAACAGGGTAAGATCATTGAAAGGGAACTTAAAATTGCCCCAAAATTTCCCCATGCTTATATAATTACGGGTGTCAGGAGGGCGGGAAAGTCCACACTTGCGTTTATTTCATCTCAAAATCCCCTGTACGTGAACTTTGAAGATCCAAATCTCTTGGGTTTTGATATTAAAGATTACATGAAGCTTATCCAGGCTGGATATGAGGTGTTTGGTTATTTTGATACAATAGTGTTTGACGAAGTTCAGGAAGTCGAGGGATGGGAAAAGATGGTATCCTTTCTCATGGAGAAGTACAAAGTAATAGTCACTGGAAGCAATGCAAGGCTACTTTCCCATGAGTTTTCTACCTACCTAACCGGGAGGTACCTCAAATTCACCCTCTTTCCATTCTCTTTCAGGGAGTTTTTAACGTACAAGGGGGCCTCTTTAAACGTGTACAGCACTAGGGACATCGCGAGTGTGAAAAAACTCCTGAACGAGTACATTAAGATTGGAGGATTTCCAGAGGCGTTAAAACTTGGCAGAGAGTTTCTTATCAACCTGTATGATGACATAATAACTAGGGATGTCGCAGTTAGGTACAACGTGAGGAATTTCAGGGAGCTTAAGGAGTTAGCGTTTTACGTGCTTTCGAACTTTTCAGCCAGGATAACGTACAACAAACTGAAGAACTTATTCAAAATTGGTAACCTGCAGACCGTAAAAAACTACATTGAGTATCTAACGAGTGCATATTTGATATTTGAGGTTCCAAAATTCTCCTTTAAACTTAAAGATCAGCTAACGGGAGAGAGGAAAGTGTATACAGTTGACGTTGGGTTAATAAATGCTATAGTCCCTAAGATCTCCGAAAATATTGGAAGGATAATGGAGAATTTAGTCTTCTTAGAGCTGATGAGGAGGAAGCACTACAGGGAAAAGGACATCGAGATCTACTACTATAAAGACACGAGAGGTCGGGAAGTTGACTTCCTAATTGTTAGCGGGAGAGAGAAAGAGGCAATTCAGGTAACTTATGCCTCAGACATAGATGAGATACCCAAGAGGGAAATTAACAATCTAATTGCCCTCTCAAAAGAGTTTGGGCTAAGGGAGGGAATTATCGTCACGTGGGATCTTGAAGATGAAATAAGTATGGAAAATATAAGGCTGAAGTTCGTACCACTCTGGAAGTTCCTTATAACAGGCTCAATTTAA
- the trm10 gene encoding tRNA (guanine(9)-/adenine(9)-N1)-methyltransferase: MKRPGEILREILKEKGVESIGTLSRKWPSGEDIYQELALLLLEGDGAIVKLGEPVKESWDLEGRKKGPSLYAYVRPCMVDKFEVVVSREDLLHKLPDYPWIIVDLMFWDKHIPKEKGKVSLQLRETYAVMRRMFWPRRLAITWVNEEFKRMSKLPLNKVEAFEGSTADFLKLRGIERVVLLDPNAQEVLSQDDLKEKAFIIGGIVDMKGDKKGTTTKIGEELESKGIEVLRRKIVLRGDIVGVPDRINHIAEILLRMLYGENMEKAILAVQAPTHARWRLRKEIPKRKIRYLIDGKLYLVVEKELYDELKQWLNIRWEDFVKVLRETGMVALERRRIHHLNKISVYRLDRSGGKRVILLKRAALLCYNC, translated from the coding sequence ATGAAGAGGCCGGGAGAAATTCTCAGGGAAATCCTGAAGGAGAAAGGAGTTGAGAGCATTGGAACACTCTCACGAAAATGGCCGAGTGGTGAGGATATCTATCAAGAATTAGCCTTACTTCTTCTGGAGGGGGATGGGGCGATAGTTAAGCTTGGTGAGCCCGTTAAGGAATCCTGGGATTTAGAAGGGAGAAAGAAGGGGCCTTCTCTTTACGCTTACGTTAGGCCCTGCATGGTGGATAAGTTTGAGGTAGTGGTGAGTAGGGAAGACCTACTGCACAAGTTGCCCGACTATCCCTGGATAATTGTTGACCTCATGTTCTGGGATAAGCACATACCAAAGGAAAAGGGAAAGGTTAGCCTTCAGCTCAGGGAAACCTACGCCGTTATGAGGAGGATGTTCTGGCCGAGGAGGTTGGCAATAACTTGGGTCAACGAGGAGTTCAAGAGGATGAGCAAGCTACCACTTAACAAGGTTGAGGCCTTTGAAGGGTCCACCGCGGATTTCCTCAAATTGAGGGGAATAGAGAGGGTAGTTCTCCTAGATCCAAACGCCCAGGAAGTTCTATCCCAGGATGATCTAAAAGAGAAGGCGTTCATAATCGGTGGCATAGTGGACATGAAGGGAGACAAGAAGGGAACTACCACCAAGATCGGAGAGGAGCTAGAGTCTAAAGGCATTGAAGTGCTTAGGAGGAAGATAGTCTTAAGGGGAGACATCGTAGGAGTCCCGGACAGGATAAACCACATAGCTGAAATTTTACTTAGAATGCTGTACGGGGAGAATATGGAAAAGGCAATCTTAGCCGTTCAAGCTCCAACACACGCAAGGTGGAGGCTCAGGAAGGAGATCCCAAAGAGGAAGATCCGCTATCTAATAGACGGGAAATTGTACCTTGTCGTCGAGAAAGAGCTTTATGACGAGTTAAAGCAGTGGCTCAACATAAGGTGGGAGGACTTCGTCAAGGTTCTTAGGGAAACCGGCATGGTGGCCCTAGAGAGGAGGAGGATTCACCACTTAAACAAGATCTCGGTTTACAGGCTCGATAGGAGTGGGGGTAAAAGGGTTATTCTACTTAAGAGGGCCGCTCTGCTGTGCTACAATTGTTAA
- a CDS encoding AAA family ATPase yields the protein MIKKLEIKNFRGISEGKIEGFAQLNIFIGRNNSGKSTILEALAINLDHNLIPQIVKRRGWHGFDSIFSLFRFKNVEEPIVISSDISHVTLEPAMPTTDEIQFLVETYGFMRDIIALKVTFKADNSSTKYRLYFDISGKFEKIYEQQDKKPPGDVAFIDNQSIYGKTPTNAYNMVFERGYEAHERLIEVLRTVYPDVKDIRIFSEGVGPEIVYKKGKVPFFVMGDGFRSAYIYLAYLMSVKYGYILCEEPENYQHPSSRKLIVKGICKAAKDNQIFISTHSLELIDDILLECENINIKFFVPTIKDGVLEYISFDREEAEFRRRELEADLRG from the coding sequence ATGATCAAGAAATTAGAAATTAAGAACTTTAGAGGGATAAGCGAGGGGAAAATTGAGGGATTCGCACAACTCAACATATTTATCGGAAGGAATAATAGCGGAAAATCAACAATTCTGGAGGCACTTGCGATAAATCTAGATCACAATTTAATTCCCCAAATAGTCAAGCGTAGAGGATGGCATGGTTTTGACAGTATTTTCTCGCTTTTCAGATTTAAAAATGTAGAGGAGCCTATTGTAATATCGTCAGATATATCTCACGTGACGCTTGAACCTGCTATGCCTACAACGGATGAGATCCAGTTTCTCGTGGAGACGTATGGTTTTATGAGAGATATCATTGCATTGAAGGTAACCTTTAAAGCTGATAATTCATCCACAAAATATCGCCTTTATTTTGACATTTCAGGTAAATTTGAGAAAATCTACGAACAACAAGACAAGAAACCGCCTGGCGATGTAGCGTTCATAGATAACCAATCGATATACGGGAAAACGCCCACTAATGCATATAATATGGTATTTGAGAGAGGATACGAGGCTCACGAAAGATTGATAGAGGTTCTGAGGACAGTATACCCCGATGTTAAGGATATTAGGATATTTTCAGAGGGGGTTGGCCCCGAAATTGTTTACAAAAAAGGTAAGGTACCCTTTTTTGTCATGGGAGATGGGTTCAGATCAGCGTATATATATCTAGCTTACCTTATGAGCGTTAAATATGGGTACATCCTGTGTGAGGAGCCTGAAAACTACCAACATCCCTCTTCACGCAAACTTATAGTTAAGGGGATTTGTAAGGCCGCAAAAGACAATCAGATATTCATAAGCACGCATAGCCTTGAGCTGATAGATGATATATTGCTGGAGTGTGAGAATATCAATATTAAATTCTTCGTTCCCACGATAAAGGACGGCGTTTTGGAGTACATCTCATTTGATAGGGAGGAAGCAGAATTCAGAAGAAGGGAATTGGAGGCCGATTTGAGGGGATGA
- a CDS encoding DUF3226 domain-containing protein gives MKVLLCEGTRDMEFLSNLLTKLGFQRARVKYNYLWEKLGLNYKKFTVLRNENEEIFIFYPLGGGSKSVIGTIKAESQIINWCERGVSKIGLAIDLDDKTVQGLLSSIEHVLKSKYEVVKEGNFSFKCRCKGCELDVIVIPLGDTRIEEKLGFNVLQHEIEDLILDLALSNENFKHIIGQAIDFYKEKKGKEPTQKAIVKILESLCKDPDYGTFELISEIFSWSSINELPDYVVESIREFIQ, from the coding sequence ATGAAAGTGTTGCTCTGTGAAGGAACGAGGGATATGGAATTTCTATCAAATTTACTAACTAAACTGGGATTTCAAAGAGCAAGGGTTAAATATAACTACTTATGGGAAAAACTGGGGCTAAATTACAAGAAATTCACTGTTTTAAGAAATGAAAACGAGGAAATTTTCATATTTTACCCATTAGGAGGTGGGTCAAAGTCGGTAATTGGAACTATAAAGGCTGAAAGTCAAATCATAAATTGGTGCGAGAGAGGAGTTTCAAAAATAGGGCTTGCTATTGATCTCGACGATAAAACCGTTCAAGGATTGTTAAGTTCAATTGAGCACGTTCTAAAGTCTAAATATGAAGTTGTTAAAGAAGGGAACTTTTCATTTAAGTGTAGATGTAAAGGTTGTGAGCTTGATGTCATTGTTATTCCTCTTGGAGATACAAGGATAGAAGAAAAGCTTGGATTTAATGTTCTACAACATGAAATAGAAGACTTAATTCTTGACTTAGCACTTAGCAACGAAAATTTTAAACACATAATAGGTCAAGCAATAGACTTCTACAAGGAAAAGAAAGGAAAAGAACCAACTCAAAAAGCAATAGTCAAAATTCTAGAATCTTTATGCAAGGATCCCGACTATGGAACATTTGAGCTAATATCCGAGATTTTCAGCTGGAGTTCTATCAATGAATTGCCAGACTACGTTGTTGAAAGTATAAGAGAATTCATTCAATAA
- a CDS encoding M48 family metallopeptidase: MRAINLNGKTVRYRVKVKPVRYVTIRILEDGTLLVTTPDERIVEKVLMEKRKWILSKLEIVEEALTQGKKGFPLFGEFIELSGDPGELREEIREHLRTKVKEIVDEVSPRIGARPKRIYIIPMRNKWGTATWRKSITINLASAALPHNLLHYLVTHELAHLIEMRHSKKFWSIVSKFHPDYKEKRRELKKWWFIVHANELWRTILRWPEV, encoded by the coding sequence ATGAGGGCGATAAATCTCAATGGGAAAACGGTTAGATACAGAGTTAAAGTTAAACCCGTTAGATACGTCACCATAAGGATCCTCGAAGACGGAACCCTGCTTGTCACGACGCCGGATGAGAGGATAGTGGAGAAAGTTCTCATGGAAAAGAGAAAATGGATTCTCTCGAAGCTTGAGATCGTTGAAGAAGCCCTAACCCAGGGCAAAAAGGGCTTCCCCCTGTTTGGGGAGTTCATAGAATTGAGTGGTGACCCTGGGGAACTGAGGGAGGAGATAAGGGAACATCTCAGAACAAAGGTTAAGGAAATAGTTGACGAGGTATCCCCAAGGATAGGTGCAAGGCCCAAAAGGATCTACATAATCCCGATGAGGAACAAGTGGGGGACGGCAACATGGAGGAAGTCGATAACGATAAACCTCGCTTCAGCGGCCCTTCCCCATAACTTGCTTCACTACCTCGTGACGCACGAATTAGCTCACCTGATAGAGATGAGGCACAGCAAAAAGTTCTGGTCCATAGTCTCCAAATTCCACCCAGACTATAAGGAGAAGAGGAGGGAACTGAAGAAGTGGTGGTTCATAGTCCACGCGAACGAGCTCTGGAGGACTATTCTCCGATGGCCTGAAGTATGA
- a CDS encoding secondary thiamine-phosphate synthase enzyme YjbQ → MRVIRKELHFSTKGEIDLVDITYEVEKFVAESGIANGQVLIFVPGATGAIIAIEHEEGLLEDFKRWLREVIPKERHYLHNRFDDNAHSHLRATLLGPSLVFPIIDGELMRGTWQQIFFVELDTRPRRRRVILQAIGE, encoded by the coding sequence ATGAGGGTAATCAGGAAAGAACTGCACTTCTCGACTAAGGGTGAAATTGATCTCGTAGATATAACGTACGAGGTTGAAAAGTTCGTTGCCGAGAGTGGAATAGCCAATGGACAGGTCTTAATCTTCGTTCCTGGAGCCACGGGAGCTATAATTGCCATAGAGCATGAGGAAGGCCTTTTAGAGGACTTTAAGAGGTGGCTTAGGGAGGTCATACCAAAGGAAAGGCATTACCTCCACAACAGGTTCGATGATAATGCCCACTCCCACCTAAGGGCCACCCTGCTCGGCCCGAGCTTGGTCTTTCCGATAATTGATGGGGAACTAATGAGAGGAACCTGGCAGCAGATATTCTTCGTTGAGCTAGATACTAGACCGAGAAGAAGGAGAGTCATACTTCAGGCCATCGGAGAATAG
- a CDS encoding flavin reductase family protein, giving the protein MHPYRLLYPMRTYLVVSGHGGEANVMAADWVTIVSYEPFMVGVAIAPERTTHGLVKKYGEFVISVPSLEMLRDVWIAGTKKGPSKLKEMSITLVPSKSVKVPSIKEALANLECKVVDARDYGDHTWFVGEVVGYSYREEAFKDGKPNLKAKFLAHSAWTDFVTFCEEIYKTE; this is encoded by the coding sequence ATGCACCCATACAGGCTTCTCTACCCGATGAGAACCTACCTAGTGGTTTCTGGTCATGGTGGAGAGGCAAACGTTATGGCGGCTGACTGGGTTACCATAGTATCTTACGAGCCATTCATGGTTGGAGTGGCAATAGCTCCAGAAAGAACCACTCACGGCCTAGTTAAGAAGTACGGTGAATTCGTTATCAGCGTTCCGAGCCTCGAAATGCTTAGGGACGTGTGGATAGCGGGAACAAAGAAGGGGCCTTCAAAGCTCAAAGAGATGTCAATAACGCTAGTTCCCTCGAAGAGCGTTAAAGTGCCCAGCATAAAGGAGGCCTTAGCTAACTTGGAGTGCAAGGTTGTCGATGCTAGAGACTATGGAGATCACACGTGGTTCGTTGGGGAAGTCGTCGGCTACTCCTACAGAGAAGAGGCTTTCAAGGACGGGAAGCCCAACCTCAAGGCGAAGTTCTTAGCTCATTCCGCATGGACGGACTTTGTAACGTTCTGTGAAGAGATATACAAGACCGAGTAA
- a CDS encoding thiamine-phosphate synthase family protein — protein sequence MRTPSSFWAEVVLPAIRARIAKILYSKGYSQIKIAKELGVTQAMVSKYLSKYSLPEVLKPIGDEIDTIALTIAEMIEKNAKKEDIIKVLERKFFEFLLDEKFCRLYEKYSKVKGIICREILPGISKKEILDELARALDILLNDDKFPGLIPEIRSNFAYAMPNPKDVDDVAAIPGRITLVKERPYAMPPEFGVSRHTARLLIKISRYNPSIRAVLNVRFGEDVERALEKSNLKVYYLPRKNRGEEETEDEIAEAFREESWDVVVDLGGYGVEPCVYIFGRDPLEVVGKLKKIEQNL from the coding sequence ATGAGGACTCCAAGTTCATTTTGGGCTGAGGTAGTTTTGCCTGCAATAAGGGCAAGGATAGCCAAGATCCTGTACTCGAAGGGTTATTCTCAGATAAAGATAGCTAAGGAGCTCGGAGTGACTCAGGCAATGGTCAGCAAGTACCTCTCCAAATACTCCCTCCCAGAAGTGCTAAAGCCAATAGGAGATGAGATAGATACGATAGCATTGACGATAGCTGAGATGATCGAAAAAAATGCAAAAAAAGAGGATATAATTAAGGTTTTGGAGCGGAAGTTCTTTGAGTTTCTTCTCGACGAAAAGTTCTGCAGACTTTATGAGAAGTACTCTAAGGTTAAAGGTATTATTTGTAGGGAAATTCTTCCGGGTATTAGCAAAAAGGAGATACTCGATGAACTTGCTAGAGCCCTCGATATCCTCTTAAACGATGATAAGTTCCCAGGGTTGATTCCAGAGATAAGAAGTAACTTTGCCTATGCCATGCCGAATCCTAAGGACGTTGATGATGTTGCGGCAATCCCCGGAAGAATTACATTGGTGAAGGAGAGGCCTTACGCCATGCCTCCAGAATTTGGTGTCAGCAGACATACAGCGAGGTTGCTGATTAAGATATCTAGGTACAACCCTTCAATTAGGGCCGTCTTAAACGTGAGGTTTGGAGAGGATGTAGAGAGAGCCCTCGAAAAGTCCAACCTCAAGGTTTATTACCTCCCCAGGAAGAACAGAGGCGAAGAGGAAACTGAAGATGAAATAGCGGAAGCTTTTAGGGAAGAATCTTGGGATGTAGTAGTTGATCTCGGCGGTTATGGCGTCGAGCCCTGCGTTTACATCTTCGGAAGGGATCCCCTTGAGGTCGTAGGAAAGTTAAAGAAGATTGAGCAAAACTTATGA